The genomic window TCAGTGATTTAGTTGGATTACGTCAACTCGCTATTAGTATTTTTATCAGTGGATTAATTTATCTTCCTCTATGTTTATATGAAATTCGTATGAGTCCACAACTTCATAGAATGGTCTATGGTTATTTTGCTCATAGTTTTGCTCAAACCATTCGTTATGGGGGATTTAGACCTACCGTTTTTATGCTGCACGGACTAGAAGTGGGGATGTGGATGATGGCTGTGACGCTTATTGGAATTTGGTTATGGCAAGCTAAAGTTATTAAAAAAGTAAGGGGAATCCCTATGCAGTGGATACTCGTAAGCCTACTTATAACGTTTGTTTTGATTAAGTCTACAGGAGCTTACGGTTATTTAGTCTTTGGCATTATCATTTTATTTATAGCTAAATGGTTTCGTAGTAATGTTCCTTTGTTGGTACTAATAATCAGCATCGCATTATATTTGGGTTTAGCATCAACTGGAAACTTTTCAACTAAAAATGCTGAACCCTTACTTACCACAATTTATAATACTGTGGGAGAAGATAGAGCAGGTTCGTTAGAGTATAGACTGGATAATGAAGAAATACTGGTAGAAAAAGCACTGGAAAGACCCATATTTGGCTGGGGAGGTTGGGGTAGAAGTCGTGTTTATGATTATAACTGGGAAGGGGTGTTAGTTGATATTTCCACAACTGATAGTTTATGGATTATCATATATGGAGATCGTGGAATATTAGGATTAACCAGTTTATACGCTTCCTTTTTGCTTCCTGTATTCATTTTTGCGACACGGCGTTATCCTCCTAAGTTTTGGTTTCATCCCCAAGTCGCACCGGCTGCTGTTTTATCTGTTGTGATAGTGCTTTATATGGTAGATAATACACTCAATGCCCTGCTTAATCCTATATTTATTGTAGTTAGCGGAGGTATGACAGGCTTAGTAGTACAAGTTCCTAAAAAAAGCAAAAGTGCTAAAAAGCTCAGTAGTAGATCAAACAAGATGCTACCAAAAACTTCCAGAAATACATCCTCTTGAATCAGAATGATTATAAAAACATAGATGTGCTAGTTTTTTTATTTACGGACAGAATAGAGTGTCTTTAGTATTTCTGCCTGTAATTGGATTAGTTCCCTTTGCTATTTCACATAACTTCTTTTCGGTATCCAGACGCAGTAAAACGTCAGTAAAATCTGCCCCATCAATAACGGCTCCGTTAAACAAGGTATTAGTTGCAAATGCTCCTTCTAAAATAGCATTAGTAAAGTTAACGCGAACTAATCTCGCTGACTCTAAATCAGCATATCTTAAGTCTGCCCCTTCAAAATTTGCTCCTTCTAAGTTAGAGGCAAAAAACCTTACCCCTTGTAAATTTGCATGACTAAAATTACAACCCCGTAAGTTAGCGTGTTCAAAGTCTGAATCTCGCAAATCTTGACTCGAAAAATCTCGCTCAACTAAGTTTTGTTTAGCATAATTAACACTCCAAGCCGGAGCAATAGGCTGTAAAAAATAGATAATAGTCGATAATAGTAAGAGAACGCAAACTGTCAAGATAGTTTTATAATTGTTAATATTAATCATAATTGATAATTTGACTTATCTTATACCAGTTCTCAGAAATAGTTAGATAGATTGCTTCGGATATTCTCAGTAAAAATCAAAGCTTACTGTTTATATCACCCCTCGCAATGACCACATAAGTTTCTAATAACTTTCGAGAATTGGGATCACAATCACTATTCTACCGTAATTGGATGACTTCTATCGGCAAAATTGGTGAACAATTTGTGGCTCAATGGCTAATTTCTCAAAGTTGGCAAATTTTACATGAGCGTTGGCGATCGCCTTGGGGAGAAATTGATATTATTGCCCAACATCATCATAGTAATACTATCATTTTTGTTGAAGTTAAAACCAGAAAAAGCAAAAACTGGGATCAATCTGGCATTTTAGCAGTCACCCCTCAAAAACAAGCTAAAATCACCCAGACAGCCTCTTATTTTTTAGGGGAATATCCCCAATTTTCTAACTTTATTTGTCGTTTTGATGTGGCTTTAGTTCACCATGAACCTTGTTCTCAGAATGATTATAAAGACTCTAATTTTGTTATTGAAATAGGAAAACCTATACAATGGCAAGGCTATCAACTTACTTTATTAGACTATATCGAAGCTGCTTTTTAGTATGATACCAACCCTGTTTAATTGGAAAAAAGCAGTGATCCTTAAAATGAAGATCACTGCTAACAAGGAGAATTAAGACACCAAGTATGAAATAGGGTTGAAAGGTTTAACCAAGCACAGTAATGTTTTGCTCAGTGTCAAAATCATCATCGAAAAGACCACCAACAGAAATTAAATTAACTTGATTAGATGAATTTTCTTTCATGATTGATTCGTCAGAAACCACTGAATCAGATTCTAGGTGATTAATAAGAGAATGACGAACTTCATAGAATTCCTTGCTAAGATTTCTTGCTTTTTCGTAGCTTTCAATATCTCCTTGTTCAAAGTAATATTTAGCAGCTAATCTTAGGTCTTCAACGGCTTGTTTTTTGTTCCCCATTTCTGCCAAAAGAATACCACGATTATGATAAGCTTTTGCATAAGTGGAGTTAAGATGTAGAGCTTCGGTATAGTCTTCTATTGCTCCTGTTTTATCTCCTAATTTTTGATGACTTAATCCTCTTTCATAATAAGCATCAGCACCTTGAGGATTAATACGAATAACTTGGGAAACGTTTTCAATCTGTTGCAAAGTTTCAACAATCTCTTGAACTTTACTGAGTTGAGATTCTAAGGAATGAGTGAATTGATTTAATTGATCTTTTTCTACTTTTAATGTATTTAAAGATTCTTGATGATTTGTGATTTTTTCTGATAGTTCACTAACAACTATTTTGACTTTTTGATCTTGCTGATTTAAGTGTTCTTCACTGTCTTTTCTAAGCTGTTGAAATTGTTCAAGAATAATAGACTGATTGTTATTTATTTGTTCGCTCATTTGGATGACAGCACTTTCTTGTAATTGAGCTAATTGTACTTTCAACTGGCGACGATTAGCAATTTGTAAAGCAACCGAAAAAGAAATAGGAATAGCAGCAAAAACAGCATTGCCAAAGAGAGAACCAACAGCACCACCAACTAAACCAATACCTGATAATAAATCAAAAATATCAGAGCGGTTACTCTTATTATTTTCATTGGTTAATTCTTGTTTTTCTACTTGGGTTTCCATTATATTAAATCCTATTTAATGGTTTGATTAACGATGATTAATGGTGAAAGACTAAACTAAATATTCTTCTTCTTGATGGGTTAGAATTGTACAATCGGAAGTAGGAGAACAAGCACAAAGTAAAACATATCCTTGATCTAATTCATCTGGTTTCAAAAAGGATTCAGCTTTTTCTGTTTGTTCAACTTTCCCAGAAATAACTTTACCTAAACAGTCAAAACAAGAAGCTGCACGACAAGAACAAGGATGTTTAATCCCTTGGCTTTCAGCAATATCAAGAATATACTCATCTGAAGCAACTTTGATGGTTTTATTTAACTTGTGTTTAGGGTTAACTAAGGTGACTTGAAACGAACTGTGATTTTGACTCATGTTTAAATCCTCAAGGTTAAATTAATGAACAAATATTCAAAGGTTTATGCACCCAAAATTGTACAATCAAGTTGGAAAGCTGGTAAGATAAATTTTGCTTCTTCAGGGGTCAAATATTGTTTAATGACCTCCTGAATAATAGGATAATGGGTCCGAACAAAACGCTCATATCCTACTGCACGAACGATAGTTTGTAGCCAAATTAAAAGACCATCTCGTAAGCGATCTAAATCGTTAATGACCATAGCAGCACTGGTATATTTAATCGCTTGTTTGCGATCGCGTCGACAAATGTCTTGGCCGTGTTCATCCATTTTGTACAAACAATTATCTTTATTTAATTCGTGCATTTTGGCATCAACTTCTTGCAAGATTGCTTCTTCATTTGCCTTGATTTTTTCGTAGGTACTAATGCGAACATCTACAGATTCTAAATAATCTTCGATAAACTGTAGTTCAGTATCCGTTGCATAGCGACCATCGGTATCTAAACTTAACTTTGAAAATTGGGTTAACATTGTGATTCCTCGGTACAAGAATTAGGGTTTAAAGGGATTAAGCATCTTGAATTTTAGCCATGTATTCTGATACTTCAATTTGTGTATCTTTTAGTTGAGTAATCATGGAACGGGTGACTAATTTTCCTTCTTCAACTAAAATCGAACCATTGATAGGATGGAGAATATTTTCTTTAGCTCGACTGCCAATTAAATCTTCAATATTTTCGATTTCACTGACATACATTCCTGAAGGAATTTCTACCACGACTCCTTCCCCAATAACCCTTGCTTGACAAGCTAAACGAGAGCATTTATTAGCAGTGGTAATGACTTCCATTGTCCGTATTTCTCGGCGGTTAACGGGGGATAAACTATCCATTCCTTCCGTGATAAAAACATGGCAAGTGGAACACATTCCCCGCCCTCCGCACTCTTTCCAAACATTCAAGTCTTTTGCTAGTAAACCGCTTAAAAGATTATCATTGGTTTGTATATCAATTTCTTGATTAATGGGGTCAAGTTTTACTTTTTTTGCCATGTTTTAATTCTCCGTTTAATTATTAACCTTGAGATTGACTACCGCATAATAATTCCATGATTGTGGCATGATCATGTCCTTCTTCAAGCCACGCTTGGATAGGATTAATTCTATCAGCTAAACCGATTACAAACATATTAGAATTGGCTCCCATCGATTCATAATTTGTTTGAATACAATGTAAATCTTCTCCTGTTAACTTACTGAAAAAAGCACTTAAAATACCTGCTTCTAGGAAACACATAGAACGTAAATTTTGTGGGGCAATTTGTGCAAAAGGAGAGTTGACTATTTGAGCAACTAAGAAACCATTTTGATAGTATTTTAAGTCAATATCTAAAGTTCCCCATCCATGAGTTTTCCAACATTCTTTTAAGCATTGGATGAATTGAATCATCTCCATTTCTGCCAGCGGTTTTCCGTAGTATTCTCCTAATTCATCGGCAAATCTTTGATAGAAGTTTTTGCCCCACCAACGACCACAACTAAATAAAGCAACACTACTGCCTGCTCCTAATTCATCTTCTAAGGTGGCATAGAGTGCCTCTATTAAAGGTTGAGGTAACGCCAATAAACGGGAACCACTTCGGTTCTCTAATAAGCCAAATTCAAAGTCTCCTTGTAAATAAGCATCATGGGAAAAATAATTACCTTTTAAAGAAGACTGTTCTACTAAATTGGCAACATCAATCATCTTATTTATTCTCCTACCATTAAGGTTTCAGATTGAGATTTTGTTTCTAATAGGGTAATTTTAGCTTGCTCTAAAAAGGGGTTTAAAAGTTGCATTTGCTCTGAGGAAAGCATTTCTTCTAATCCTTGTTTTAGATGCTCAAAAATATGAGTTTCTATGGTTACCATATCTTGAGCTTGAACAATATCTGTGAGCCATTCTAAAATGCGATGTCTGAAATAATCAGGGTTATTTAATAACATAGCCATGGCAGCGTAACGCATCACTGAGATCCAATGTTTTAAGCCTTTTTGTAGCCGTTGATTATCCTCATCAGGAAACGTTTCTCCTAAATTATCAGCAACAAATTGAAAAATAGAAATCTCTTGATCCCGTAATAATCGATAAATAGCTAAACGCTCTTTGAGACTATTTACACTATTTTTTAACATTACTAAATCTGAAGATTGAAGATAATGATCTTCTGCTTCATAAAATAAAGTTTCAAAGTCTTTTTGCATGATCTTACCCTAAAATAAATCTGATAAGTTATCTAAGTCTAGGTCTGTAGAAGATGAGTCGATTGAATTTCTAGATGAGGATGGTTTGGAGATTGGAGCAATCGTAGGATAACTTTTCCAAACCATTTCTTGAAAGAAATCCCTAACGGACAAACTCAGTAAAGATTCTTGAGAACGGTTAAGGGACTGGGATAAGGAAATAGTTTCTTGTATGCCTGTCCAATTGGATTGTAAGAGAAATCGTTGTAAATTTAAGGACAATAAAGATTCACTATTTTCGGTTCGATGGTTGGGATTTAAGACGGCTAATGTATCCGTTTCTCCTGTCCAATTATAGGTACGAAAAAAATCATAAACACTAATACTAGACCATGTTTTTCTGCTCATCATTTAAGATACTCCCCATGATGTAAACGCTTTTCGATATCTTTAGCTAATGCGCCTTCATTTAACCAGAAAGTTGCAGCGTCAATACGGTCTTTTTTACCTACTAAAAACTTACAATAAGTTTCTCCCATAGCATAGCATTGAATCTCAATGCAATTCAAATCTTTGTTGACTAAATTGCTAAAAAATCCAGCTAATAATCCTGCATAAATATGACAAACTGGTTTACCCACATCTCCTAATGTTCGAGCAACGGCAGAATCAAAAATATTGACAAACATAAAGCCATTTTTCTGCTCACTCATATCCACTTCCCAGTTGCCCCAACCTTGTGCTGTAAATGGCCACCACCAAGCTTCTAAAACATAGTTAAGGTTCATTTGATTAAGGGGTTTCTCATACTCATATTCAGAATAAAGCCATTGTTGAAAAAAGTTTGCGTCCCGTTTTCCCCATTCTTTACCAATGTTATAAGTAACAACGCCGGCAGCACTACCGATTTCTTCTTCTAGTCCTTCAATTAACCCTAAAATAAAATCTTCACTGGTAAGAATATTTCGAGATTCATTCCAATCAATAATGGTTCCTGTTTCTGTCTGAAAACAGAAGAAATCTTCTAAACCATAATGATGATGTCTTTTAGGATATTTCTTTTTTAAACGATGCTCAAATTTTGTTAGTAACTCTTTCGTTTCTTGTTTGCTATCACTTGAGGTGAAAACCATCTTATATAAACCTCAATATTTTATCGAATGTGATTTCATTGTAGGGAGATAATTTAGGGCTTTCCTCTGTGGTTATGGGGAAATCACCAGGGTTTTTTACTTAAGTTTTAGTGGTTATACGGACTCATCAGCAAAAAAGAGGAAAATCAGTTATAAAAAATAAACAAGATTACGGTTTGATAACAATTATTCAGAGTTATTATGGAATTGTTTGAGCATATAGAAGGAGCGTTGCAACATTGGGTGACACTGTTTCGCCTAATCTTAGAGTCTGTATCGGTGTTGTGTGTTGTCTTGGGGCTATTGTCAGGTATTCGTTGTGTAATCATGAATTTTCGCTTTCGCTCTTTTCCCTTTTTAGAAGTGCGTCTGCGCTTTGGTTCCTGGTTAGCGTTGGCCTTAGAGTTTCAACTGGGTTCAGATGTTCTCAGCACTACCATTGCACCGTCGTTTCAAGCGTTGGGAAAATTAGGAGCGATTGCGGTGATTCGGACTTTTTTGAACTATTTTTTGACACAAGAATTGGAAGCTGAACAACGCCTAAAAGAGCGAAAAAGAAGTTCAAATGTATAAAATTAAAGAAGATACCAAGTTGTCTGGGATTTTATCATGAACCCACCCCATCAATGGACAATTTATAAAGAGTTTCGTTTTGAAGCAGCCCACCGACTTCCCCATCATCAGGGTAAATGTAGTCGCCTTCATGGTCATAGTTGGGTAGGGCGAGTTTATGTGAGTCGAGATCGCCTTCACGAAACCGGGCCACAACAGGGGATGGTGATGGATTTTGGTGAGATTAGTGCTTATCTTGACCCTTTGGTGGAAAATTTCTTAGATCATTACTACTTGAATGAAACCACAGGGTTAGAAAGTCCTACCAGTGAAGCGATCGCACAATGGATCTTTGAAAAATTGGAAGCAGCGAAACTACCAGGATTGTGTATGGTAGAAATACGAGAAACTTGTACGTCTGGGGCCCAATATCGTCGCAGTAATGAATAAATTGTGCAAAGCTAATCCGTTGCTTACAATAAAGTCACAGAAAATTCTTACCCTGTCCATTTAACATGGAAATTCTTTGTACTCGTCCAGGATGTTCTCATCCTCAAAACAATTTTTCTGATCTTGATGATCCCTCAAAATTAAAAACGGTTCAACAAAAATACTGTACCAGTTGCGGAATGCCTCTAATTTTGGCAGGCCGTTATATACCGTCTAAGTTGTTGGGAAAAGGGGGGTTTGGGGCTGCGTTTTTAGCCAAAGATCGCTTTACTCCGACCGTGCGTTTATGTGTGGTCAAACAGTTTCAACCGGAAGGAAACTTAAATACTCAAGCATTAGCGATCGCTCAAGAGTTGTTTGAACGAGAGGCGGTTATTTTAGAAGATTTAGGCAGTAAACACCCTCAAATTCCTCAATTATATGCCTTTTTTCCCTTAGTGGTTTCTAATCAGATTACTAAAGAAGAAGAACAGTTTTTTTACTTAGTACAAGAACTCATTGATGGGGAAGATTTAGAAACAGAATTAAAAAGAAAAGGAATTTTCAAAGAAAGTGAAGTAATAGAAGTTCTCCACGAAATTTTATTAGTGTTACAGTTTATTCACGATAATAATTGTATTCACCGTGATATTAAACCCTCTAATATTATGAGGGATAAAAAAGGTCGTTTATATTTATTAGATTTTGGTGCAGTTAAACAAGTGGCTGCCAGTGCTGGTAATCCTCAAAAACGCTCAACAGGAATTTATTCGATGGGGTTTGCTCCCCCTGAACAAATGCAGGGATCGGCGGTTTATCCGGCAACAGATTTGTATGCTTTGGCTACCACCTGTTTAAATTTATTAACAGGAAAATCCCCAGAAGAGTTATATGATTCTTATAATAATTGTTGGAACTGGAAAACTCAGGTTACTAATATTAGTGATGGGTTAGCTGATATTTTAGATCGATTATTGTTACCCATTCCAAGCGATCGTTATCAAAGTGCGTCTGAGGTTTTACAAGCGTTACATTCATCCCAATCTCAAGGGGTTTCTTCGAGTTCAAAAACATCAATCCAAACGTCACAAAATTCCCCTATTCCTTCTCCGTCGCCTCCACCTCAACCAACTCCTAGTCCCTCTTCTTCTCCCATTTCACCTAGTCTGAAAAAAAGTTTTTCTAGTGTTGATTTATTAATCTATTCAGGGTTTACAGGATTTGAAGGGGCAATCCTTATTTTAGGGTTAAAAAACTTTCTGGCTGCTCCTGGAATCATCATCGGATGTATGATTATTGGTGGTTTGATTTATCTCCAATTCCGTCGTTTTCTGGATAAAAAAGACTTATTAATTATTGGAACATTTACAGTATTATTATTAATTGTTTTTCTATTTTTTGGTACTTTAGGATTTGAATCTGTTTCTTTTTTGTTAATATCAGGATTAGTAGCAGGAGCAGGTTTAATAGCGGTTACATCTTTGTTTAAATTAATTTATCAACTGCTATCTAGTATTTTTTAATGTTTTGTCAGGATAAGACCATTTATGATTGGTAAAGTTTATTTAGTGGGTTCAGGAATCGGTAATATTAATTATTTAACCTTGAGAGGATACCATCTTCTATCTCAAGCTCAAGTCTTAATTTATGATGCTTTAGTTGATCAAAAATTACTGAACTTAGTACCTGAGAGTTGTCTAAAAATTGATGTTGGTAAAAGAGCAGGTCAACCCAGTCCTCAACAAAGTCAAATTAATAGTTTGCTGCTAAACTACTGTTTACAAGGAAAACAAGTTGTTAGATTAAAAAGTGGTGATCCTTTGATTTTTGGTCGTG from Crocosphaera subtropica ATCC 51142 includes these protein-coding regions:
- a CDS encoding O-antigen ligase family protein — translated: MTPQAQLIMLAWLPIVIFLFLQFSPRKAVIISFLVAWLFLPQRAGFIIPGLPDYTRISATCYSIFFLSFFFDSQRFTRFKLTWLDLPMLILCICPFFSSISNGLGPYDGLSQTLSQTVTYGLPYFIGRLYFSDLVGLRQLAISIFISGLIYLPLCLYEIRMSPQLHRMVYGYFAHSFAQTIRYGGFRPTVFMLHGLEVGMWMMAVTLIGIWLWQAKVIKKVRGIPMQWILVSLLITFVLIKSTGAYGYLVFGIIILFIAKWFRSNVPLLVLIISIALYLGLASTGNFSTKNAEPLLTTIYNTVGEDRAGSLEYRLDNEEILVEKALERPIFGWGGWGRSRVYDYNWEGVLVDISTTDSLWIIIYGDRGILGLTSLYASFLLPVFIFATRRYPPKFWFHPQVAPAAVLSVVIVLYMVDNTLNALLNPIFIVVSGGMTGLVVQVPKKSKSAKKLSSRSNKMLPKTSRNTSS
- a CDS encoding pentapeptide repeat-containing protein; this translates as MININNYKTILTVCVLLLLSTIIYFLQPIAPAWSVNYAKQNLVERDFSSQDLRDSDFEHANLRGCNFSHANLQGVRFFASNLEGANFEGADLRYADLESARLVRVNFTNAILEGAFATNTLFNGAVIDGADFTDVLLRLDTEKKLCEIAKGTNPITGRNTKDTLFCP
- a CDS encoding YraN family protein codes for the protein MTSIGKIGEQFVAQWLISQSWQILHERWRSPWGEIDIIAQHHHSNTIIFVEVKTRKSKNWDQSGILAVTPQKQAKITQTASYFLGEYPQFSNFICRFDVALVHHEPCSQNDYKDSNFVIEIGKPIQWQGYQLTLLDYIEAAF
- a CDS encoding tetratricopeptide repeat protein, whose product is METQVEKQELTNENNKSNRSDIFDLLSGIGLVGGAVGSLFGNAVFAAIPISFSVALQIANRRQLKVQLAQLQESAVIQMSEQINNNQSIILEQFQQLRKDSEEHLNQQDQKVKIVVSELSEKITNHQESLNTLKVEKDQLNQFTHSLESQLSKVQEIVETLQQIENVSQVIRINPQGADAYYERGLSHQKLGDKTGAIEDYTEALHLNSTYAKAYHNRGILLAEMGNKKQAVEDLRLAAKYYFEQGDIESYEKARNLSKEFYEVRHSLINHLESDSVVSDESIMKENSSNQVNLISVGGLFDDDFDTEQNITVLG
- a CDS encoding 2Fe-2S iron-sulfur cluster-binding protein; the protein is MSQNHSSFQVTLVNPKHKLNKTIKVASDEYILDIAESQGIKHPCSCRAASCFDCLGKVISGKVEQTEKAESFLKPDELDQGYVLLCACSPTSDCTILTHQEEEYLV
- a CDS encoding 2Fe-2S iron-sulfur cluster-binding protein, which encodes MAKKVKLDPINQEIDIQTNDNLLSGLLAKDLNVWKECGGRGMCSTCHVFITEGMDSLSPVNRREIRTMEVITTANKCSRLACQARVIGEGVVVEIPSGMYVSEIENIEDLIGSRAKENILHPINGSILVEEGKLVTRSMITQLKDTQIEVSEYMAKIQDA
- a CDS encoding V4R domain-containing protein, whose protein sequence is MIDVANLVEQSSLKGNYFSHDAYLQGDFEFGLLENRSGSRLLALPQPLIEALYATLEDELGAGSSVALFSCGRWWGKNFYQRFADELGEYYGKPLAEMEMIQFIQCLKECWKTHGWGTLDIDLKYYQNGFLVAQIVNSPFAQIAPQNLRSMCFLEAGILSAFFSKLTGEDLHCIQTNYESMGANSNMFVIGLADRINPIQAWLEEGHDHATIMELLCGSQSQG
- a CDS encoding phycobilisome protein yields the protein MQKDFETLFYEAEDHYLQSSDLVMLKNSVNSLKERLAIYRLLRDQEISIFQFVADNLGETFPDEDNQRLQKGLKHWISVMRYAAMAMLLNNPDYFRHRILEWLTDIVQAQDMVTIETHIFEHLKQGLEEMLSSEQMQLLNPFLEQAKITLLETKSQSETLMVGE
- a CDS encoding V4R domain-containing protein gives rise to the protein MVFTSSDSKQETKELLTKFEHRLKKKYPKRHHHYGLEDFFCFQTETGTIIDWNESRNILTSEDFILGLIEGLEEEIGSAAGVVTYNIGKEWGKRDANFFQQWLYSEYEYEKPLNQMNLNYVLEAWWWPFTAQGWGNWEVDMSEQKNGFMFVNIFDSAVARTLGDVGKPVCHIYAGLLAGFFSNLVNKDLNCIEIQCYAMGETYCKFLVGKKDRIDAATFWLNEGALAKDIEKRLHHGEYLK
- a CDS encoding DUF1622 domain-containing protein, with the protein product MELFEHIEGALQHWVTLFRLILESVSVLCVVLGLLSGIRCVIMNFRFRSFPFLEVRLRFGSWLALALEFQLGSDVLSTTIAPSFQALGKLGAIAVIRTFLNYFLTQELEAEQRLKERKRSSNV
- the queD gene encoding 6-carboxytetrahydropterin synthase QueD; its protein translation is MNPPHQWTIYKEFRFEAAHRLPHHQGKCSRLHGHSWVGRVYVSRDRLHETGPQQGMVMDFGEISAYLDPLVENFLDHYYLNETTGLESPTSEAIAQWIFEKLEAAKLPGLCMVEIRETCTSGAQYRRSNE
- a CDS encoding serine/threonine-protein kinase, encoding MEILCTRPGCSHPQNNFSDLDDPSKLKTVQQKYCTSCGMPLILAGRYIPSKLLGKGGFGAAFLAKDRFTPTVRLCVVKQFQPEGNLNTQALAIAQELFEREAVILEDLGSKHPQIPQLYAFFPLVVSNQITKEEEQFFYLVQELIDGEDLETELKRKGIFKESEVIEVLHEILLVLQFIHDNNCIHRDIKPSNIMRDKKGRLYLLDFGAVKQVAASAGNPQKRSTGIYSMGFAPPEQMQGSAVYPATDLYALATTCLNLLTGKSPEELYDSYNNCWNWKTQVTNISDGLADILDRLLLPIPSDRYQSASEVLQALHSSQSQGVSSSSKTSIQTSQNSPIPSPSPPPQPTPSPSSSPISPSLKKSFSSVDLLIYSGFTGFEGAILILGLKNFLAAPGIIIGCMIIGGLIYLQFRRFLDKKDLLIIGTFTVLLLIVFLFFGTLGFESVSFLLISGLVAGAGLIAVTSLFKLIYQLLSSIF